The sequence ATGCAAATTTTAGAACGGAAATTATGACAGAAATAACTAATTTATTATTTGAAAATAAACAATATATGGAGTTTGAAAATCATATTTTACCAAGATATTCAGTTGAAAATAAAGATATGCAATTTACAAAATTGGTATTGAGATTCTACAAAGAATTATTAAGGTATGAAGATGGTTTAAAATTAGTAAATGAATTATACATATATAGAAGAAACTATATCGGTATGATTAGAACTATTGCAAAATTTGAAGAAGAATATTTAAGAATTAAATTTAGAACTGAACACCCTGCAAGTTATGATGCTTTAATTAATGGTAAAAATATGGGAGAAGTAAAATATTTTAATATATCACATCCTATACATTACTATATTTTAAATAGAGATGAAAAATTATTGGTTGATAAAAGTTCTAAAAAAACAGTTATGTTTATACCTATTGCTACATCATTATTAGATAATATTTCTAAAAACGATGCAGATTTTATTAATTCATTATCTATATTACTTTTAGAAAAAGTATATAGATCAACTGATGTAAAAATCCAAATTACTTTAAGTAAGGATGATATTTCTATAAAAGAAAAAATAAGAGATTATTCAGATGATTTTTACGAAGGAATTTGTGAAACAAATCCACAATTAAAATACATAATTACAGGATTTTTAGAAGAAGAGAATCAAGGAACTAAATATTTGACTTTATATAGATATGAATGTGAGAAAAAGCAAAAAATAAAAATAATGTTACCTTTATTATTACAAAATAATGAAGTAGAAATATTAAACAAATATGTAGATGCAATCAAAGATTTCTTCTCTATAAGAGTATTTGATATACAATCTTCTTTTGAAAAAGAAGATATATATAACTGTGCTAAAAGATTAGGACTATTTTTTGATTTTGATGGTAATAATAATTTAAGAAAATGGAATTTATTATATCTATTAAACTACTACATTTCTAAGATAAAAAATGAAGACGAATTATTAATAGCTTTATCTATAATTCATTTTATGAATATATATGAAGTCGAGTATGATATGGATTATAAAAATATCTTTTATGAAAAGAATTTAAATATATATGATAATCCAGAAATAAGAAGATTAATAAATTTTGTTTTTGAAAATAAAGGACAATAATATGAAAGAAATAATAAAAAATAATAAATATAGATTATTATCTATAATAGTGGCATTTGTATATAATTTTATTGCAAGTAGACCCAATTCTAATTTATTGATGTTTATATCATCTTTAATCTTTATGCTTGCAATAACATACATAAATTTTGATTTCTTAGAAGTTATTGAAAGTAAAAGTAAAATAATTTTTACTTTATCTATTGTTAGTACTTTTGCAGCATATTTATTTGAGGCTATTTTTTCATCATCATTTTATTTAAATGATATGATAGTACAAAATTATTCTTTATCTGTAGTTGCATTTGTATTTAGGTTTATATATTTTATTTCAAATATAGTATTAATATTTCATATTTTGGATTTAAAAAAGAATAAATATTTATTTTTCTCAATATTTAATATATTTTTTTCAATTTGCCTATATATAGAGGTAATATCATTTTTGATCCCTGTATTTTTAATACTAGAGATAATAATATTAATAATAATAGAATATTTGGAGAAGAAAAATGAAAATAAAAAAAGATTTGATTAATCTATTAGATGAAGTAATAGAAAATAAAAAATATAGTAATTTACAATTAAAATATATTTTTGATAATAATACGTATAATAAAAAAGAAAAAGCATTTCTAAATAATATGTTAAATGTTACACTTAAGAATTTGATATATATAGATTATGCTATTTCTAAGCTTGCAAGAAGTGTTAAAAGAAAAACTAGGCAAATACTTAGACTAAGTATAGCTCAATTAATATATACTGATGCAGATGCTGCTGGAGTAATATATGAAGCAGTTGAATTAGGAAAAGAAGAAAATGTTTTTCAAGCTAATTTCATAAATTCTTTTTTAAGAAATTTTGAAAAGAATAAAAAAGATATATATGATTTAGCGCCTGATCATATTAAAATATCTTATCCATTATGGTTTTATGAAAAAGTTAAAAATCAATTTGGAGAAGATAAATACATAGATGTTTTAAATAGATATAAGGGAAAAAGCTTTTTTTCAGTAAGAGTTAATCATAATAACTTAAGTAAAGATGATTTTTTAGATTTATTAAAACTTGTAGATAGTGAAATATTGTGGAATGTATCAGATGTATATTATTTAAATAATAATAATATACTTAAAACGAAAGCATACTTAATAGGAGATGTAGTAATACAGGATGGTTCTTCTTTGTTAGTTGTAGATATGCTTTCACCGAAAGAAACAGATATAGTACTTGATGTAGCTGCTGCCCCAGGAGGTAAATCATTAGCTATATTACAAAAATACAGACCTAAAAAATTGATAGCAACAGATATACATGAGCATAAGGTTAAAATTTTAAAAGAGTTTGAAAAAGATTATCTAAATTTTGAAGCTAAATTAGCTGATGGTAGAACTTTTTCTGAAGGTATTTATGATAAGATTTTATTGGATGTTCCATGTTCTGGACTTGGAGTATTAACTAAAAAACCTGAAAAAGTATATGAAATTGATTTAAAAATAATAAAAGCAATAAAAAAATTACAAAAAAAAATATTTGATAATACATATAACCTTTTAAAACAAGGTGGAGAGATGGTATATAGTACTTGTACTATATTAGAAAATGAAAATACTAATAATGTATCATATTTTCTTGAAAAGTATAAAGATTTGGAAGTTGTAGATTATGAATTTCCCAAAGATGTAATAGTAATAAAGGATGAATTTGGTGGTAATTTAATTTCATATGAAAATAAATATTTAGATGGATTTTATATGATAAAATTTAAAAAAAAGTAGGTATTTAGTATGTACATAAACTTAGATGAGAGATTACAACTTATTTTAAATATGTTAAATGAATATGGTGAGGGATATTTAGTTGGAGGTGCATTAAGAGATATATTTTTAGGCCTAAAACCTAAAGATTTTGATATGGCTACAAATATACCTATGGAGGAACTATTACATATTCTTAATGAGTATAACCCTATTATTATTTCAGAAAAATATCAAGTAATTTCAATACAAGTTGATGAATTTAAAATTGAAATAGCAAGATTTAGGAAAGAAAGTGGAGTATTAGACGGAAGAAATCCAAAAAATTTTTACTTTGTAGAAAATATTGAAGAAGATTTAAGTAGAAGAGACTTTACTGTAAATGCATTAGCATACAATAATAATAAAGGATTAATAGATAAATATTCATCATTGAAAGATATTGAAAATTTAGAATTAAATATTATAGGTGAAGATAAAGTGTTAAGATTTGCAGAGGATAATACTAGAATTTATAGGGCTCTTTATTTGATTTCTAAATATAACTTTAAATTAAGTAATGAAACTAAAAATGCTATTTTAAGTTTTAAAAATCATAAAAAATTAAATGTAAGTATCAGTGGATTCGGGAAATTATTGGATAAAATTTTATTTGACAAATATTCATATAAATCACTTAAAATAATGTTGGAATGTAATTTATTTAAATCATTTATTCCTGAATTATCAACAAATAATTTAGATGATGAAACAATAAAAAAAATAATTAATATATATAATGTATATTGTAAATATAACGTATTTGAAGATAAAACAATAGGTTATGCTATTATATTTCTTTATTCGGGGAAAAAAATTGATGATGATTGCAAATATTTAGTAAACAGTATGGTTATATCTGAAACTTATTTGAAAAAAATTGGATTTAATATTACTGATATAATACTTGTAAAAAATCTAATTTATTATAGCAATATTATTAGTAGAACTATAAATAAAGAGACAGTTAAAAGAATGTTGTTTGAATTTAGAAATAATAAGAATGTTTCTAAACTACTAAATTTTATTTCTTTTATACATCATAATCAGAGTGACTATAATGAAGCTGTAAAGAAAACTTTAGAATTACTAGGCAGAATACAGGCTATATACTTTGAAGGAGAAGTTGTTTTTATAAATGACTTGGATATAAATTTAGTTGATTTATATAATATAGGATTAGATCTTAATATAAGTAAAGAATCTATAAGACAAGATATATATAAACAAGTAAATGAAGGTAAATTGAATAATAAAAAAGAAGATATAATAAACTATATAAAAGAAAGATATAGTATTAAGTACGATATAGATAAAGTATGTTCTTCTGGTGGTATAGTTTATAGAATTAATAAAGATAATAAAATAGAATTTTTACTTGTAAAAATACTTGGTGGTAATTGGGGATTTCCTAAAGGACATATAGAAGAAAATGAAACTGAGATAATGACAGCAATTAGAGAAATAAAAGAAGAAACAAATCTTGAAACTGTAATAGTTGATTCTGATAAATTTAAAAAAGATATATCATATATTACTAATATGGGTGAACTTAAATATGTAACATTTTTCATTGCAAAAGCTACTAGTCATAATGTTTTAATTGATTTAGGTGAAATTAGTGAATATAAGTGGTGTAATTATAATGATGCATTAAAAATAGTTACATATTCTTCTCAAAGAAGACTATTACAAGAAGCGAGACTATATATATTTAATTAATAGAAAGGATATTTATGAGAAATAATATATTTTTAGGTTTAGTACACTATCCTGTGTATAATAAAAATAGTGAAGTAGTAGCAACATCAGTAACAAACTTTGATATACATGATATATCAAGAACATGTAGAACTTATGATATTAATAAATACTTTATAATAACACCTGTAGATGCACAAAAGGAACTTACACAAAAAATATTAGGTTTTTGGCAAGAAGGTGACGGAATAGATTTTAATAAAGATAGAAATGAAGCTTTTGAGAATACATTATTATCAGATAGTATAGAAAAAAGCATTGAAGAAATAATTAAAATAACAGGTAAAAAACCAAAAATTGTAACGACTTCAGCTAGACTGTTTGAAAAAACTATTTCTTTTACAAATTTAGGTGAAAAAATATTTAATGATGATGAAGTATATCTAATTTTATTTGGTACTGGTTGGGGCTTAACTCAGGAAATTATGGATAGTTCAGATTATATACTTGAACCAATTAGAATAAATACTAAATATAATCATTTATCAGTAAGAGCAGCAGTAGCTATAATACTAGATAGATTATTAGGAGAAAAATAGGAGGCATAATGAAAAAAGAAACAGTAGGTATAGTTTTAGTTTGTCATAGTAATTCTATGACTGATGCATTTTTAGAATTTTGTAATGTATTAAAACAAGAAGATTTTGAATTATTAAATGGTGGTGGAACTAATTATGATACATATGGTACTACACCAGAAATAGTTGCAGATGTAATTAAAAAAGCAAATAGAGGTAAAGGAGTTTTAGTTTTAGTTGACTTTGGTAGTTCAATTAATGCTGTAAAAGGAGCTATTAAATTAATTAATAATGAAATAGATGTAGAAATAGCAGATTGTCCTTTAATAGAAGGTACTGTAAGTGCTATAGTAGCTAACGATGAAAATATGGATTTAAAAACTTTAAAAGCTATAGCAGAAGATAGTATTAATTTTAAGAAAATTAAGTGATACAATATGTTTATAGAGATTTTAAATACAATTTACAAATTAATAAAGAAAAATATTGCTTTTCTTGTTATATTTTTTATAGTAAATTTTTTCTTATTAAAATTTTCTTTATTAGAGAGTAGTAGTTTTGAATTAGTAATATTTTTAAAATTAATACAAAATATTATGTTAATAGGGTTAATAATATTATTATCTAAGAGTATGAAATATAAAATAAACTATAAAAGATCTTTAATATATTTTTTTGCGTATTCAATAATTGATTTACTACAAATATTTTTTCCTTCTATATTAACTATAGTTTTAATATTAAAAATGTTTTTAGTATTTTTCCCATATTTATATTTTGTTGAAAATTTAAATGTTAATGATTCAATAAAATATTCAATGAATTTATTCCGTGAACTATATGTAAATATATTACTTCTATTTATTAATTATTATACTATATTTACATTGTTCATATATTTTTACATCAGAAATGACATAGTTAAAATTGAGGATATAAATATCACTGTATTAGAAATGGTAAATAAATTAGGGAATAAATTACCATATATTTTAACAACAGACACTATGTTAAAAATAATAATGATAGCAGCAATATATTTTGCTTTTAAAATAAAGACTGAAAGAAAAGAAAACGAGGAATAATAATGGATGATTTAATATTAATTGGTACCATTACAGGTACTCACAGATTATTGGGGACTTTAAAAATAAATACTATATTCCCATTATTAAATGAAATAATAGGTAAAAATGTAATTATAAAAAATAATTTTAATGATATTAGAATAGTTAAAGTTGAAGAAGTTAAAGGTATTACAGATAAAAGAGCATTAATAGATGTAGATAAAATAAAAAATGTTAATGATGCAAAGGAATTAACAGGATATAAAATATATATAAGGCATGATTTAATTCCTGAATATGAGGAGGAAACAACTGTAATTGGATATTCTGTATTTGATATGGAGGATAATATAGGTGAAGTTGTAGATATTTTAGATACTGCAGCACATCCAATTTTAGTAGTCGAAAAAGAAGATAATGAAATACTTATACCTTTTATTGATGTTTTTGTATTAGAAATTTTAGATGAGGAAAGAAAAATAAAAGTTAAGTTATTAGAAGGAATGAGATAGATGAAAATTAGAATTTTGACCTTATTTAATGAGATATTTAATCTATATTTATCTCAGACTATAATGAAAAGGGCTGAAGATAATAATACTGAAATAGAAATAGTAAATATAAGAGATTTTTCAGATAATAAACATAAACAAGTTGATGACACTCCTTTTGGAGGTGGAGCAGGTATGGTTCTTAAACCTGAACCATTTTGGAAATATTTTAGTGAACTTAGAAAAAGTAAAATAAAAAAACCTTATACTATTTTTGTAACTCCACAAGGGAAAACATTAAATCAGGAAAAAATTATAGAATTATCAAAAATGGAAGATATTTGTATTATTTCAGGTAGATATGAAGGTCTTGATCAAAGGGTAATTGACAAATTTGTTGATGAAGAAATATCTATAGGAGATTATGTATTAAGTAGTGGAGATTTACCTTCTTTGGTACTAGTTGATGGAATAATAAGATTGAAGGAAGGAATAATAAAAAAAGAATCTTATGAAACAGATTCTTTTTATAACGGATTATTAGGATTTCCACAATATACAAGACCTCAAAAAATAGACAAATTTGAAGTTCCTGAAGTGCTTACATCAGGTAATCATAAATTAATTGAAGAATATAGAGAGTATATGTCTATATTAAAAACAATAAAAAATAGGCCTGATTTATTGGTAAGAAAAATGTCTGATAAAGAATTTTTAAATAAATATTTTAAATTTTTAAAGTTGATAGAAAAACACTAATGTGATATAATTAAATATAATGAAAAAGAGGTGAATGTATGAAAAAAATATATATATTACTCTTTTTGGTACTTTCTTCTTTTATTTTTTGTAAAGAAAATAATATTTTTATTTCTACACAAATGTTAGAATTAGAACAAAAAAAAGAAAATAAATTAAACGAAT is a genomic window of Streptobacillus felis containing:
- the rimM gene encoding ribosome maturation factor RimM (Essential for efficient processing of 16S rRNA) gives rise to the protein MDDLILIGTITGTHRLLGTLKINTIFPLLNEIIGKNVIIKNNFNDIRIVKVEEVKGITDKRALIDVDKIKNVNDAKELTGYKIYIRHDLIPEYEEETTVIGYSVFDMEDNIGEVVDILDTAAHPILVVEKEDNEILIPFIDVFVLEILDEERKIKVKLLEGMR
- a CDS encoding PTS-dependent dihydroxyacetone kinase phosphotransferase subunit DhaM, with protein sequence MKKETVGIVLVCHSNSMTDAFLEFCNVLKQEDFELLNGGGTNYDTYGTTPEIVADVIKKANRGKGVLVLVDFGSSINAVKGAIKLINNEIDVEIADCPLIEGTVSAIVANDENMDLKTLKAIAEDSINFKKIK
- a CDS encoding transcription antitermination factor NusB — encoded protein: MKIKKDLINLLDEVIENKKYSNLQLKYIFDNNTYNKKEKAFLNNMLNVTLKNLIYIDYAISKLARSVKRKTRQILRLSIAQLIYTDADAAGVIYEAVELGKEENVFQANFINSFLRNFEKNKKDIYDLAPDHIKISYPLWFYEKVKNQFGEDKYIDVLNRYKGKSFFSVRVNHNNLSKDDFLDLLKLVDSEILWNVSDVYYLNNNNILKTKAYLIGDVVIQDGSSLLVVDMLSPKETDIVLDVAAAPGGKSLAILQKYRPKKLIATDIHEHKVKILKEFEKDYLNFEAKLADGRTFSEGIYDKILLDVPCSGLGVLTKKPEKVYEIDLKIIKAIKKLQKKIFDNTYNLLKQGGEMVYSTCTILENENTNNVSYFLEKYKDLEVVDYEFPKDVIVIKDEFGGNLISYENKYLDGFYMIKFKKK
- the trmD gene encoding tRNA (guanosine(37)-N1)-methyltransferase TrmD, giving the protein MKIRILTLFNEIFNLYLSQTIMKRAEDNNTEIEIVNIRDFSDNKHKQVDDTPFGGGAGMVLKPEPFWKYFSELRKSKIKKPYTIFVTPQGKTLNQEKIIELSKMEDICIISGRYEGLDQRVIDKFVDEEISIGDYVLSSGDLPSLVLVDGIIRLKEGIIKKESYETDSFYNGLLGFPQYTRPQKIDKFEVPEVLTSGNHKLIEEYREYMSILKTIKNRPDLLVRKMSDKEFLNKYFKFLKLIEKH
- a CDS encoding RNA methyltransferase, which translates into the protein MRNNIFLGLVHYPVYNKNSEVVATSVTNFDIHDISRTCRTYDINKYFIITPVDAQKELTQKILGFWQEGDGIDFNKDRNEAFENTLLSDSIEKSIEEIIKITGKKPKIVTTSARLFEKTISFTNLGEKIFNDDEVYLILFGTGWGLTQEIMDSSDYILEPIRINTKYNHLSVRAAVAIILDRLLGEK
- a CDS encoding NUDIX domain-containing protein; the encoded protein is MYINLDERLQLILNMLNEYGEGYLVGGALRDIFLGLKPKDFDMATNIPMEELLHILNEYNPIIISEKYQVISIQVDEFKIEIARFRKESGVLDGRNPKNFYFVENIEEDLSRRDFTVNALAYNNNKGLIDKYSSLKDIENLELNIIGEDKVLRFAEDNTRIYRALYLISKYNFKLSNETKNAILSFKNHKKLNVSISGFGKLLDKILFDKYSYKSLKIMLECNLFKSFIPELSTNNLDDETIKKIINIYNVYCKYNVFEDKTIGYAIIFLYSGKKIDDDCKYLVNSMVISETYLKKIGFNITDIILVKNLIYYSNIISRTINKETVKRMLFEFRNNKNVSKLLNFISFIHHNQSDYNEAVKKTLELLGRIQAIYFEGEVVFINDLDINLVDLYNIGLDLNISKESIRQDIYKQVNEGKLNNKKEDIINYIKERYSIKYDIDKVCSSGGIVYRINKDNKIEFLLVKILGGNWGFPKGHIEENETEIMTAIREIKEETNLETVIVDSDKFKKDISYITNMGELKYVTFFIAKATSHNVLIDLGEISEYKWCNYNDALKIVTYSSQRRLLQEARLYIFN